The genomic DNA CCTCTTCATCCATTATGATGGTGACGTCCCGGTGCAGTAGCAAAAACGAGGCCGGTACTTTCGTCGAAACGGCGTCCTCATCCAAAAGCTCCGCCATTATTTTTGCCTTTTCCCTTCCGCTTGCAAGGAGAATTATCTTCTTTGCCTTCATTATGGTCCCGAGTCCCACGGTTATGGCCTTCTTCGGGACTTCGTCTATGCTTTCAAAAAACCGGGCGTTGGCCTTAATAGTGTCGGGCGCGAGATTGGTGACATGGGTGGCCGTCAAAAGCTCATCCCCCGGCTCGTTGAACCCGATGTGGCCGTTGACGCCTATTCCCAAGAGCTGAAGGTCTATACCCCCGGCCTTTTCTATAGCTTCGTCGTAGCGACGGCATTCTTCATCTATGTCCTCTGCAACACCGTTCGGTATGTGTATGTTCTCCGGCTTTACGTTGACGTGGTTGAAGAAATTGGAGTACATGTAGTAATGATAGCTGCGTTCGTCATCGGGAGAAAGGCCCAGGTATTCGTCGAGGTTGAAGGTTATTACCCGGGAAAAGTCAACCTCGCCGTTTTTGTACATCTTCACAAGTTCCCGGTACGTTCCCACCGGCGTTGCGCCCGTCGCAAGGCCGAGCACGAGATTCGGCTTTTTCTTTATTTCCTCCGCTATTATTTGCGCGGCCTTTTTGCTCATTTCTTCGTAATCTTTTGCTATAATCAATTTCATCCTCAAATCCCCCCTACCTGTTGATATTTACCGTTATTTTGAACTGGTCCGAACGGTAGTACGAGATTTCGTAAAAAACCGGCTTTGCTTGAAAGTTCAGGCTCTCCACCTTTAAAAGAGGCTCTGTCCCCCGCAGCATTAGCAGCTCTTTTAGTTCCGGCGTTGAAAAAATAGCAGAAAAACTGGTCTTCGATTTCCTGATCTCAATGCCGTAGCGTTCGCTCAACGTCGAAAAGAGCGAACCGGAAAGGTCGACGGACTCGATTCCGGGCACTAAAAGCACAGGGATGAACACCGTTTCCACCGCCACCGGTACGCCGCTCGCTTTCCTCAGCCGGGTTATCTTATATATTTCTTCTTTCGGCTCGATCTCGAGCAAATCCCCCAGTTCCCCCGCAGGGATTCTTTTGAATTCCAACACTTTAGTTTCAGGTATCATGCCTCTTGCTTTGACCATTTCGGTAAAGCTCATTATGCCTTCCTGCTCTATCGGGGGAATTGCGACGAAGCTCCCCCTCCCCCTTTCCCTCACTATGACTCCCTCGTGCTCAAGTTCCTTTAAAGCCTGCCTCACCGTCATTCTGCTGAGCCCGAAGCGCTCGCAGTATTCCCTCTCCGAAGGCAGCGGGTCCCCGGGCTTCATCCTCAGGTTTTTTATATCGTCCATTATTATTCTCTTTAGCCTGAAATAGGCTGGAATGGGCCCTTTTTTTACCGACATTAAAATCCCTCCACTTTTAATATATCATTATTTGGTATATAAGTCTAGATGTATATACATTGTAAATTAAAAAAATTTAAATTTTATAAGCGGCTTTTGCTATATCGAGGGCAGCCTGCATTGCAGTTTTAAAAGCACCGTTCGCCCAGGAATGGGTACCGGAAACATGTTCCCC from Caldanaerovirga acetigignens includes the following:
- the nagB gene encoding glucosamine-6-phosphate deaminase; amino-acid sequence: MKLIIAKDYEEMSKKAAQIIAEEIKKKPNLVLGLATGATPVGTYRELVKMYKNGEVDFSRVITFNLDEYLGLSPDDERSYHYYMYSNFFNHVNVKPENIHIPNGVAEDIDEECRRYDEAIEKAGGIDLQLLGIGVNGHIGFNEPGDELLTATHVTNLAPDTIKANARFFESIDEVPKKAITVGLGTIMKAKKIILLASGREKAKIMAELLDEDAVSTKVPASFLLLHRDVTIIMDEEAAKVYCGKKGGAPGTVGR
- a CDS encoding GntR family transcriptional regulator is translated as MSVKKGPIPAYFRLKRIIMDDIKNLRMKPGDPLPSEREYCERFGLSRMTVRQALKELEHEGVIVRERGRGSFVAIPPIEQEGIMSFTEMVKARGMIPETKVLEFKRIPAGELGDLLEIEPKEEIYKITRLRKASGVPVAVETVFIPVLLVPGIESVDLSGSLFSTLSERYGIEIRKSKTSFSAIFSTPELKELLMLRGTEPLLKVESLNFQAKPVFYEISYYRSDQFKITVNINR